Within the Streptomyces sp. R41 genome, the region GACACCCGCCCACAGGAGATCAAGGTGCAGGGAGTGCGACCCAGGGTCTGGTTCGGAGAGCGGTGGATCAACAGCGTCTTCGACCTCTTCGAGGAGAACCTGCGCTACTTCCCGGCGCTGCTACCCCTGTGCGACAAGCAGGATCCAGCACAGACGCTGGACCGCGGCGACATCCCCGAACTGGCCGAGCTCACTCTGCACAACGGCACCATCTACCGCTGGAACCGCCCGGTCTACGCCATCGCCCACGACAGACCTCACCTGCGGGTGGAGAACCGTGTGCTGCCCGCCGGCCCGACCGTCGCCGACACCCTCGCCAACGGCGCCTTCTACTACGGGCTCACCCGAGCCCTCGTGGAGGAAGACCGGCCCGTGTGGTCGCGGATGTCCTTCTCGGCCGCCGAGGACAACCTGCACACGGCCGCGCGGCACGGCATTGATGCGCGGCTGTACTGGCCAGGGATGGGCGAGGTGCCGGTGCCCGAACTCGTCCTGCGCCGTCTGCTGCCTCTGGCGCACCGGGGACTGCAGCACTCCGGCATGGACGAAGCCTGGCGGGAGCCGCTGCTCGGCGTCATCGAGCAGCGGTGCGTCACCGCACGCAACGGAGCGGTCTGGCAGAAGGAGATGTTCCACCACATCGACGCCACCACCCATGCCGGCCGCCACGAGGCCCTGCGGCGGATGACGCAGCAGTACATCGACTACATGCACCTCAACGCCCCGGTTCACACATGGCCGGTCGACTGACGGAGTTCACCTCCGCGACGGTGGTTGATGGTGCCGGTATGAAGCGGCAACGCCTGACGGTGAGTGCCAGCGGGCGCCGAAGGGCTCGATCGTGGACGCCGTCGAGCCGCAGATCCGCGAACCAGGGCCTGACCACTACCGGCCAGATATGCGGCGGCCTCGGCGGCCATGCCGCCGCCGGGGCCGGGCCATCGCCAGGCACGCAGCGAACGTCGGGGCCCGCGTGGTTGCCGTGGGGCACTCCCCCGCGCGGCCCGCTCGCCCAATTCGCCGACGGCGGCTGCACCACGGCCCTCACCTGCACGGTCGTCCCAGCCGACCGGCGACGGCGCCGCGCACGCTCCGCGCGGACACGCTCGCCGAGCTGCGTGCCGGTCTGCGCTCCGGCAACGCCTGAGCCAGGTCGGGCGCGGCGGCGCGGACGTCGTACTGATGCCCCCGTCGCCGTTGCCGGGCGGGATGCGGCCGACTCCGGGTCATGGTTTTCGATCACCTCATCTACGCGCGCCCCGAACTGGCCGCCGTCGTGGCCGAGTTCACCGCGCCTGCGGTGCAGCTCCGGCCCCGGCCGCACCCACGTCGGGCGGGGCACCCTCAACGCTCCGCCAGGACGTGATCGACATGTTGATCACGGCTTCGAATCCGGCATAGCCTCGTGGAATGGTGCGGAGCGAGGCAGAGACTGTCGACGGCTATCTGGCCGAGGTGCCCGAGGAGCGCAGGCACGCCTTGACCAGGTTGCGGAAACTGTGCCGAGAGGAACTGCAGGGCTTCGACGAAGTCATGGCGTACGGGATGCCCGCATACGAGCGGGACGGCGCCGCGGAGATCGCGTTCGCCAGCCAGAAGCAGTACGTCTCCTTCTACCTCATGCGCAGTGACGTCCGTCAGGCGTTCGAGCAGCGGCTGGCCGGGCCGGACATGGGCAAGGGCTGCCTGCGTTTCCGCAGGCCGGAGAACATCGACTTCGTTCTATTGCGGGAGCTGCTCAAGGCCACCGCGGCCCGGCCCGGGCAAGATCTGCTGATACCGGCAGGTCGTCTGTGCCGCCCGGCACCTGGCAGGGCCAGGGAACAAGCTGAGACGAGGCGACACGGGCTGGTGGGGCCAACGGTCACGCGTCGACGTAGGGCCCGTTTTCGGTGGGGTGCTGCTCGGCGCGGTATTCCTCGACGGCCTGTGCACCCGTCGCGCAGGCCGTCGACCGCAGGATCGCCGTCTCACCGGCGGGGCGGGCGGCAGCACCTCGTGGGAGGCACGTGCCCGCGCAAGGCCGTGGACCGGCGTGAGACTGTGGTGCTAAGGATTAGGCCCCTTGAGGGGATCCGCACCATGGCGACAGAGGGCATGGCGTACGAATACCTCGCTGAGCCGTTCGACATCACCCGTGCGGCTGTGGTCGGCATCGACGCGCACGGTCTGATCGAGCGATGGAGCAAGGGCGCGCAGGCTTTGCTCGGCTACCGGGCACGCGAGGTTCTGGGGCGGTCTGCCGCCTCACTGCTGACAGGCGGAGCAGACCTCGCGTCCGCCGTGTCCGAGCCGTGCCGTGCGGGCAACGGCTGGGAAGGTCTGGTCGCCGCCAGGCATCGCGCCGGCCACCGTGTGGAACTGGCACTGCGCACCTGCCCGCTCCAGGACGGTGGTGGGCGCCGAAGCTGGCTTGCCGTGGTCACCGAGGTGAGCTCGCTGCGCAGGTGGGAACTGGGCCAGGCAGTGCTGCGCGGCCTGCTCGACCAGTCGCCCATAGGGATAGCCGTGGTGGACACCGAGCTGCGGTACCAGCTGGTCAACCGCGCGCTGGAACGCATGGACGGCGTGCCCCTCGAGCTGCGCGTCGGCCGCAGAGTCGGGCAGGCCGTGCCCGGGGAGGCCGAATCCACCCTCGAGTGGCAAGCCAGGCAGGCGCTGGACAGCGGACAGACGCTGCTGACGTTCCAGCATGCCGTGCCTGAACCGGACGAGCCCCTGCGAGGGGACCGTGAGCGCGTCAGGCTCTGTGCGTCCTTCCGGTTGCAAGACCGCACCAGCCGCGTCCTGGGCGTGTGCCACACCGCGGTGGACGTCACCGACCAAGGCCGGGCCCGCCGGCGACTCGCCCTGGTGAACGAGGCGAGCAGCCGCATCGGCACCACCCTGGATCTGGACCGGACCGTGCGCGAGCTGGCCGAGATCGTGGTGCCCCAGGTCGCCGACTTCGTCGCCGTCGACCTGCTGGAAACGGTTTTGGCGGCCCGCGAACTCGCGCCCGTCGCGGTGGACGGAGCGACAGTGCTGCGCCGCGCAGCGCACCTCTCGATCCAGGAAGATCAGCCCGAGGTCGTGGTCACAGCCGGTGATCCCACCCGCTACCCGCCCACCTCCCCGCAGAGCCGATGTCTGGCCACCGGTCGCTCGATCCGCGACCCGGTCATCGACGAGTCGACGTCGTGGCTGGCCCAGGACCCGCTGCGCACGGCCAAGCTGCGCGTTCTCGGTGTGCATTCCCACCTGGTCGTCCCCCTCCAGGCCCGAGGAAAGACCATGGGCGTGGCCACGTTGCTGCGCTGGAAGTCCCCGGAGCCCTTCGACGACGACGATCAGCTTCTCGTAGAAGAACTCGCAGCCCGCGCGGCCGTCTGCATCGAGAACGCCAGACGTTTCACCCGCGAGCACAACACCGCACTCGCCCTCCAGCACAGCCTGCTCCCCCACGGCCTGCCCGAGCAGAGCGCGGTCGAGGCGGCCTACCGCTACCTTCCCGCCGACACCGAAGCCGGGGTCGGCGGAGACTGGTTCGACGTCATCCCGCTGTCCGGCGCACGGGTCGCCCTGGTCGTCGGGGACGTGGTCGGACACGGTATCCACGCCGCGGCCACCATGGGCCGACTGCGCACCGCTGTGCAGACGCTCGCCGACCTCGACCTGCCGCCCGACGAGCTCCTGGCCCGCCTCGACGATCTGGTGATCCGACTCGCGGACGAAGCCGACGCCGCCGACGACGCCCGGGTGATCGGCGGGACCTGTGTATACGCCGTCTACGACCCCATCTCACGCAAACTCACCGTCGCACGGGCCGGACATCCCAGCCCCGCCATAGCGCACCTGCGTGAACCAGTGGAATTCCCCGACATACCCGCCGGGCCACCGCTCGGACTCGGCGGCCTGCCCTTCGAATGCGCCGAGATCGACATCGAGGAAGGAAGTGTGATCGCCTTCTACACCGACGGCCTCATCGAAGCCTCCGACCGCGACGTGGACGTCGGCTTCGAACGGCTCTGCTTCGCGCTGGCCCACCCCGACCGACCACTCGAAGAAATCTGCAACACCATGGTCCGGATGCTGCTGCCCGAGCACCCACGCGACGACGTCGCCTTCCTCGTCGCCCGACCCCGCACGCTCAGCGCCGACGACGTCGCCTCCTGGGACGTACCCGCCGTTCCCTCAGCCGTCCACACCATCCGGCAGATGGCCAACCGGCAACTGAGCGCCTGGAACCTCGACGACGCCGCATTCACCACCGAACTCATCGTCAGCGAACTCGTCACCAACGCGATCAGGCACGCCTCCCAGCCCATCAGCCTCCGCCTGATCCGAGAACGCACCCTCATCTGCGAGGTGTCCGACAGCAGCAACGCCTCACCACGCCTACGCCGCCCCGTCAGCACCGACGAAGGCGGACGCGGACTCTTCCTCGTCGCCCAGGTCGCCCAACGATGGGGAACCCGCTACACCCCCCAAGGCAAAACCATCTGGGCAGAACTACCACTGCCCTCCGAACAAGCCCACCCCTCACCGAACCGGACGCAGATAGGCAATACCGGACCGACATGAGTAACAGCGCCCCGCCGTCCAGCGCCGCAGCGGCGCCGGGCCGCCGCGCCGCGGCGGGGCGGGGCACTGGACCGTCTGATGCGAAAACCGGAGTACGGGCGAAAGCCGCGCGTTGTCAGGACGCAGGGGCCGTCGCCTGGCAGCCGGGGCACAGGCCCCAGAAGGTCACGGCGGCCTCCTGGGTGAGATACCCCTCCGGCAGCTGCGGTTCCATGCATGGAGCCGCGCCCACGCTGCATGCGACATCACGGATGTCGCCGCAACGGCAGCAGACGAAATGGTGGTGATTGTCGTGACGCTCGGTCTCATAGCGGGCCGGATGCCCGGCAATCTGCGTGCACCGCACCAGACCGGCATCCGTGAGCGCGTGCAGGACGTTGTAGGTCGCCTGCAAGGAGAGGCGCCCCGTCACCTGCTGAGCCCGCTCACGCACAGTGTCGGCATCGAGATGGCCCAGCGACTCGGCAACCACCATCAGCACGGCCATGCGTTGGGCCGTCACCCGTAGGCCGGCCCCACGCAAGCGTGTCACCGCCTGCGCCATGGGCTCCGCGCCGGTCGTCGCGGGCGTCATGCCGCCTCACTCCCCCTGCCGCCCTCCAGGGCCTGCACGCCCTGGAACTCCAGCCCCTCCAAGCCGCCCGGCCCCCTCCCCTGCGGATCCATTCGCTCCGGGCCGCAGGAGTCCGCGCCGGCGGACAGCTCGAACCACACGCTCTTCCCCACCGGCCCCCGCTCACAGCCCCACCGTGCGGCCAGCATGTCCACGAGCGCCAGTCCTCGGCCCCCCTCGTCCTCCAGGCCGGCTTCCGTCAGGCGAGGAGGCTGCGAAGAACCGTCACCGACCAGACAGCGCACATCCGACACCCACTCCAAGGTCAGGCACAGCGGGCCGGCGCCATGCCGCAGCGCGTTGCCCACCAACTCACTCACCAGCAACTCGGCGGTCGCCACGAGCTCCCCTAGACCCCACCGGGGCAGCACGTCACGTATCGCTTTGCGCGCCACGCCACACGCGGCCAGCGACCACGGCAGAACCCACGGCCCACCGACGAATGACTCCACCATCCCAGCGGAGGACATGGGCAGGCCAGGGCCGAGGGCAGCCGGATCGGCGACTGCTCCCCACGTGCGGGATTCTCCGGGGACTGTGCGTTCCATGACGGCCTTCGGGAGACGGATACGAACTCTCATTCCACCGTAGGGCTGAACTGGAATCAGTCAAGTCTTTAGATAGCACCACATTTAACGACACGCCCAAAATAGTCGAAAATCTCCGGGTACGGACGACCGGCTCCAGAAGCACACGGGGGCAGGGCGGAGCCTCCTGGACGGCTCTCCCGTTCAAGGGGCCCGCCGGTGGTGCCACAGGGCAGGCCGGCCCCGCCTGCCATTGGCCGATGCGCGTCGGTCAGGCGCCGCCGTCCTCGGCAACGCTCCGGATGCGGGAGTGGCCCGCCATCGGCGGAAACGCTCCAGATGCCTGCCCACACCCCGAGACACCAGCCCCGGACAACGTCCCGCACGAACCGAGGCCCGAGTCGCCGCTGGGCCTGAGTGCTGATGCGACAGGCGGATGAGCTGGCGATGACTCCGTTCGCATGACGTACGGCCTCCGCTGCAACCAGCCAGTCCACGAACCGACTCCTGGCATGCAGAACCGATACCTCATGTGAGGAGATCCTTGTGGCAGCCCCAGCTTTCGAGTCCGGCACGGCTCCGGCACAGACCTTCGTCGACCCCTACGCCTGCGACGAGCCCGGTTCCTCTTGGTGGGAGCCGACCCCACGGCCGGTGCAGGACGAGTACCTGCTGCCGGCACCGGATCCCGCCCGTCGCCTCGACATCACGATCAGCCCCGCGCGACCGAAGGCGGCTGGACCTGCATGCCGCCCTGACCGCTGTCGGCGTCCCGCCCCGGTCCGACGACCGGCAAGCCATCGAGCAGCTCAGTGCCCTGTCCGACAGCATCAACGCCACCATCCAGCGCTGGATCCACCACTCCGCATAGCAGGGCTGCGGTCAGTGGCCGCCGGTGGGACGATCGCAGCCGGTGTGGTCGGGATAGCCGCCGAAGGCATCGGCCTGAGTGGAGTCGCGATTCATCGTGCCCTCCACACACAGCGGGAACGCGTCGATGAGGAAGCCGACCCCGGTGGGACCGTTCTGGTACGCCTGCACCTTCCCGGCGGAGAAGCCAAGGGCGGTCAGTGCGCTGTGGGTGCTGCCCGGGTCGAAATCACCGCGCTCACGCAGCGGTTCGAGCGCGCCTTCGACACGCCGGACGGCTGCGAGCCCATCGCAGCGGTGCCGGCCGTGCAGCGGAAAGGGCACCATGAAGCCATGGTTCTCGGCGTAGTGGTCGGGCGGCGGTGTGGCCGGGCCTGAGCTCTGTGCTCTCGCCGATGGCGTGGGCGTGGGGCTCTCGCCGGGGCACGGGAAGTCCACCGGTTTGCTCGGCGTCGCCGCGGTCCGCGAAGGCGCTTCCGCCCCTGCGGCGCCCGGCCGGTGCGTCCCGCACCCGGTAACCAGTAGGGCCAGCACCGCCATCGGCAGCATCCCGAACCGGGCACCCGTCGTCCTGATCATCCTCATGCCCTGATCCTCCCTCGCGCCGAACCCGGCGTCATGAGTCTTCTGCTCAGAGCGGCTTGATACGCAACCGCACCAATCAGCCGGAGCGGTAGCCGACACCGCCGTGCGGCGCGGCCGGCCCGGGGCATGGCCTACGGTTCCTGTTTCGGATCACGGCAGGCTCGTGTGTCCTCGCATCGCAAGGGTCGGCGGATCCCGCACCGACCCCTGCTCTGGGGCCCATTGAGCATGGCGCGGTTGTCGCCTTTGTCGGCGGCCGGTAGGGGGAGGAACGTGAGCGTGCGCGCTGCTTCCTTCAACGGCTTCGACGACCGCTGCGGCGAGCAGGTCCTCACGCTCCGCCGCCTCACCGACGGGTCATCCCGCGCCCCGCCGACCCAAGGGCGTGACCTCACGCGACGCACCGATCACAGATCGCAGCACTCGGCGACCGTCGCCCCCGTCGGGCCGGCCGCACGCCGGGCCGTCCCTGGTTACCCAAGGCCGGGCCGACCGGCCACGGGGACGTATTGCGCGAGGTGCTCAAGCACGACGGGCCCCTCGGTGCTGCCACGGATTGAAGCCCACGCAAGTGTCAGCCTCCTGCACCGACCGTCGCCCAGCCAGCAGCAATGATCGCGGCGGTGGCCACGACGAGTATCACGGCCCGTGCCACCACCCGCACATCCGACAGGGTCGTGTCCCTCGTCGTGGTGTTGGGGATCAACTGGCGGGCGTGTTTGGAGTGTTGGGCAGCGCCGGGTCGCTTTCGGGGAGTTCGCGGTAGATCTCGCCCATGCTGCCTTCGGGGAGGTAGCGGCGGGGAAAGGCGATCCATTCGTCGTGCATCTCGAAGAGCACGGCGGTGACCAGCCGGATGAGCGCGTCGTCGTTGGGAAAGACCTGGACGACATCGATCCTGCGCTTGATCTCCCGGTTCACCCGTTCCAGCGGGTTCGTCGACTGGATCTTCTTCCAGTGCCGCGGCGGGAAGTCCGCGAACGCGGTCAGATCCTCCTTCGCCTCCAGCAGCATCGCTTTGACCTTGGGGAACTGGGTGCCGAGCATGTCTGCGACGGTGTCCAGCTGCGTGCGCACGAGGCCGGCGGTGGGCTGGGTGAAGATCGTGCGGATCGTCGCGGCGACCATTTCACCGGAATCCCGGTCGATCACGCTGAAGGCATTTCGCAGGAAATGAACCCTGCACCGCTGCCAGGCGGCGCCGAGCATCACCTTGCGGACCGCAGCGACCAGCCCGGCGTGCTGGTCGGTGATGACCAGGCGAACCCCGGACAGGCCGCGCTCTCGCAGCGAGCGCAGGAATTCCTTCCAGAACGCCTCGCTCTCGCTGTCGCCGACCATCAGGCCCAGGACCTCGCGGTTGCCGTCCTCGGTGATGCCGGTGGCGACGACCACGGCCCGGGAGACGATCTGATGGTTCACCCGCGCCTTGCAGTAGGTCGCGTCCAAGTAGACGTAGGGGAAGCGGACGTGGTCCAGCGGGCGGGTGCGGAATGCGGTCAGCGGCTCATCCAGCATCGTGCAGATCCGCGAGACCTCGGACTTGGAGATCCCGCTGTCCCCGCCCAGGGCTTTGACCAGGTCATCGACGCTGCGAGTGGAGACGCCATGCACGTATGCCTCCATGATGACCGCGTAGAGGGCCTGGTCGATGCGGCGCCGGCGCTCCAGCAGGCTGGGGAAGAAGCTGCCGGTGCGGACCTTGGGGATCTCCAGGTCCAGGTCGCCGGCCAGCGTGGTCAGCACCTTCTCGCGGTGCCCGTTGCGGACGTTGGTCCGCGTCGGCGTGCGCTCGTTCCACTCCGCACCGATGTGAGCACTCGCCTCGGCCTCGATCAACTCCTGCACCATTCGCTCGGCGATGGCGCGGATGAGCTCGATTCCGTCGGTCGAGCGTAGTGACTCAAGCAGCCGTATCAGTTCAGACTGGGACAGGGCCATCGTGCACTCCTCGTGGTTGAACTGGGCGTTCACCAAGGAGAGTTACGCGATGGCCCACCTCCTGTTCAGGGAGCGGTCCTCACCCGTGGAAGTGCGCCCCGGGCAGACGCCCGCGCACTCCCAGCCACTGATCCCGTACACCACGACAAGGGACACCATCTCCGACAGGGCCGACCGCGGCAAAAGATGGCCTTCCCTGTCGGCGACGACGCTGCTTCCTGACGTCCAAGCGGCGGCTTCGGTTGCCTGTTCCGGCCCGCAACACTCGCAACCCGACCGTGCGGGAGAGTCGACCATCAGCCAGTACGCACCCAGCAGTGAGGCCGGAACAGCAGGGCCCAGAACACCGTCACCATTCCTGTCCGGTTCCATGCTCAAGCAACGAACACACCGCAGTGCAGAAACGGTTACGTCCACTCCGCACACCGCACGAGGGGTGAGCCAGCGTGCGGCGCTTGACGGAATGGCACGGCCTTCCCCCTGTGCAGCACCGCAGTTCCTGCGGGGCCTGCTACCCGATCAGATCGGCGAGGACGTCGCCCAAACCAGCGGTCAGTGGACCTGATCTCTGGCCACGCATCGCAGGAATGCGGTCCTTCACCTGGGAAGGACGACGAACGCATGGACGAGCTGCACCGTATGCACTTGCAGCACATGGCGGACGAACAGTGGCAGCACAGTGTCGCGCCAGCAGTGGACGTCACGCTGGTCGGCCGCTACTACGAGCCGTTCGCCGACCATGCGGTGTCGGTGGCCCAACGCGTCGTCTGTCTGGTCACCAGTGAACGCCTTGACGAGGTGGCCATGGACGAGCCCATGATCACGTGACCTGGTCCGACCTCGCAGCCTGCACGTCGGGCAGTGCGTCGGAGTGGCCGCCGACAGCCGCCACGGTGCGCTTGCTGCACCAGTTCGGTGACGGCATCGGAACGGCCCTCACCCACGGGGCTGTTCATCCGGCGCGGCAGCGTCATGGTCATCGTGTGCGTTCCGCGCGATCGACCGGCCAACGTGCGTCCACGCCGGTTCGTCCGGGGTCTCGGGTCGGGAGCGCATCAATCCGTCGAGGTAATCGATCGCGTGTCGGGTGACGTAGCGGTCCGGATCCGGCGACTGCAGGTAGCGGCACACAAGGTCGTCATCGACCTCCTGACGCTGAAGGTATGCGGCCAGCGCGCCGACGAGCAGTTGGTTGTGCGCCAGAGCGTCGGTCAGGGCATACAGAACCAGCCGCTGCCACTCGTCCATGCAGGTCTTGTGGTGGCTGCCAAGTTGCTGGGCCCTGGCGAGGTACTTGCTGATGTAGCGGCAGTGGTAGGTGACGGCGGCCAGCAATTCCACCGGAACGGCGGAATCCGCGG harbors:
- a CDS encoding SpoIIE family protein phosphatase; this translates as MVRSEAETVDGYLAEVPEERRHALTRLRKLCREELQGFDEVMAYGMPAYERDGAAEIAFASQKQYVSFYLMRSDVRQAFEQRLAGPDMGKGCLRFRRPENIDFVLLRELLKATAARPGQDLLIPAGRLCRPAPGRAREQAETRRHGLVGPTVTRRRRARFRWGAARRGIPRRPVHPSRRPSTAGSPSHRRGGRQHLVGGTCPRKAVDRRETVVLRIRPLEGIRTMATEGMAYEYLAEPFDITRAAVVGIDAHGLIERWSKGAQALLGYRAREVLGRSAASLLTGGADLASAVSEPCRAGNGWEGLVAARHRAGHRVELALRTCPLQDGGGRRSWLAVVTEVSSLRRWELGQAVLRGLLDQSPIGIAVVDTELRYQLVNRALERMDGVPLELRVGRRVGQAVPGEAESTLEWQARQALDSGQTLLTFQHAVPEPDEPLRGDRERVRLCASFRLQDRTSRVLGVCHTAVDVTDQGRARRRLALVNEASSRIGTTLDLDRTVRELAEIVVPQVADFVAVDLLETVLAARELAPVAVDGATVLRRAAHLSIQEDQPEVVVTAGDPTRYPPTSPQSRCLATGRSIRDPVIDESTSWLAQDPLRTAKLRVLGVHSHLVVPLQARGKTMGVATLLRWKSPEPFDDDDQLLVEELAARAAVCIENARRFTREHNTALALQHSLLPHGLPEQSAVEAAYRYLPADTEAGVGGDWFDVIPLSGARVALVVGDVVGHGIHAAATMGRLRTAVQTLADLDLPPDELLARLDDLVIRLADEADAADDARVIGGTCVYAVYDPISRKLTVARAGHPSPAIAHLREPVEFPDIPAGPPLGLGGLPFECAEIDIEEGSVIAFYTDGLIEASDRDVDVGFERLCFALAHPDRPLEEICNTMVRMLLPEHPRDDVAFLVARPRTLSADDVASWDVPAVPSAVHTIRQMANRQLSAWNLDDAAFTTELIVSELVTNAIRHASQPISLRLIRERTLICEVSDSSNASPRLRRPVSTDEGGRGLFLVAQVAQRWGTRYTPQGKTIWAELPLPSEQAHPSPNRTQIGNTGPT
- a CDS encoding ATP-binding protein translates to MATAELLVSELVGNALRHGAGPLCLTLEWVSDVRCLVGDGSSQPPRLTEAGLEDEGGRGLALVDMLAARWGCERGPVGKSVWFELSAGADSCGPERMDPQGRGPGGLEGLEFQGVQALEGGRGSEAA
- a CDS encoding glutamate--cysteine ligase — encoded protein: MGRDVPALVFTREDRRRYRIKMQECLDALAQMLRDSRFESEHPQVGLEIELNLVDDEAEPTMCNTDVLEAIADPAWSTELGRFNLEINIPPRRLTAGGPDAWESEIRAALNHAEQRARSVDARLIMIGILPTLREEDVGETALSENARYHLINEQVFAARGEDLLIEVDGVDRLRTYADTITPEAACTSTQFHLQVSPEEFADYWNAAQAIAGIQVALAANSPFLFGKELSHETRIPLFEQATDTRPQEIKVQGVRPRVWFGERWINSVFDLFEENLRYFPALLPLCDKQDPAQTLDRGDIPELAELTLHNGTIYRWNRPVYAIAHDRPHLRVENRVLPAGPTVADTLANGAFYYGLTRALVEEDRPVWSRMSFSAAEDNLHTAARHGIDARLYWPGMGEVPVPELVLRRLLPLAHRGLQHSGMDEAWREPLLGVIEQRCVTARNGAVWQKEMFHHIDATTHAGRHEALRRMTQQYIDYMHLNAPVHTWPVD
- a CDS encoding Fur family transcriptional regulator, whose protein sequence is MTPATTGAEPMAQAVTRLRGAGLRVTAQRMAVLMVVAESLGHLDADTVRERAQQVTGRLSLQATYNVLHALTDAGLVRCTQIAGHPARYETERHDNHHHFVCCRCGDIRDVACSVGAAPCMEPQLPEGYLTQEAAVTFWGLCPGCQATAPAS
- a CDS encoding IS256 family transposase, whose product is MALSQSELIRLLESLRSTDGIELIRAIAERMVQELIEAEASAHIGAEWNERTPTRTNVRNGHREKVLTTLAGDLDLEIPKVRTGSFFPSLLERRRRIDQALYAVIMEAYVHGVSTRSVDDLVKALGGDSGISKSEVSRICTMLDEPLTAFRTRPLDHVRFPYVYLDATYCKARVNHQIVSRAVVVATGITEDGNREVLGLMVGDSESEAFWKEFLRSLRERGLSGVRLVITDQHAGLVAAVRKVMLGAAWQRCRVHFLRNAFSVIDRDSGEMVAATIRTIFTQPTAGLVRTQLDTVADMLGTQFPKVKAMLLEAKEDLTAFADFPPRHWKKIQSTNPLERVNREIKRRIDVVQVFPNDDALIRLVTAVLFEMHDEWIAFPRRYLPEGSMGEIYRELPESDPALPNTPNTPAS